A section of the Bradyrhizobium oligotrophicum S58 genome encodes:
- a CDS encoding gamma-glutamylcyclotransferase, with protein sequence MSAMTLSDRDLPHGDLWVFGYGSLMWRPGFAFLEQVPARLIGEHRALCVYSFVHRGTPEKPGLVLGLDRGGACRGIAFRVAADKRDETIAYLRAREQVTSVYREVTRAVWLENDARERVSALVYVVDRGHIQYAGRLSPQEQLRHVRQGHGQSGANRDYVLSTVKAIEAQGFRDTQLHRLAMMLHDGGHSLHPTPKDAT encoded by the coding sequence ATGTCCGCAATGACCCTGTCCGACCGCGACCTTCCCCACGGCGACCTCTGGGTCTTTGGCTACGGCTCGCTGATGTGGCGCCCCGGGTTCGCGTTTCTCGAGCAGGTGCCGGCACGGCTGATCGGCGAGCATCGTGCGCTGTGCGTGTATTCCTTCGTCCATCGCGGCACGCCGGAGAAGCCCGGCCTCGTGCTCGGCCTCGATCGCGGCGGCGCGTGTCGCGGCATTGCGTTTCGGGTGGCAGCAGACAAACGCGACGAGACGATCGCGTATTTGCGCGCGCGTGAGCAGGTGACCTCGGTGTATCGCGAAGTGACGCGTGCGGTGTGGCTGGAGAACGACGCCCGCGAGCGGGTGAGCGCGCTGGTCTACGTGGTCGACCGCGGTCACATCCAATATGCCGGCCGGCTGTCGCCGCAGGAGCAGTTGCGCCATGTGCGCCAGGGCCACGGCCAGTCGGGCGCCAACCGCGACTACGTGCTCTCGACCGTGAAGGCGATCGAGGCGCAGGGCTTTCGCGACACGCAGTTGCACCGGCTGGCAATGATGCTGCACGACGGCGGCCATTCGCTGCATCCGACGCCGAAAGATGCGACATAG
- a CDS encoding lysophospholipid acyltransferase family protein, which produces MVSIFLRSLLFNILFYPNFVFWLLVALPTLLMPRRAVLRVANWWAQSNIVLMRIICNIRVEYRGVEKIPKGPLIIAAKHQSMWETISLLQFFDQPFFVLKRELLRIPLFGQYLVKANMVAIDRSSGARALKKVMRRAAEEVKHGRQFLIFPEGTRRPPGAPPQYKAGVALIYVDCGVPCLPVALNSGLFWPRRTFLRYPGTLVMEFLDPLPPGLPRDEFMTRIETVIEDATNRLVDAGQAEQAKLFGRVPATVKP; this is translated from the coding sequence ATGGTCTCGATCTTCCTGCGTTCGCTGCTGTTCAACATCCTGTTTTACCCGAACTTCGTGTTCTGGCTGCTGGTCGCGCTGCCGACGCTTCTGATGCCGCGCCGGGCGGTGCTGCGGGTCGCGAACTGGTGGGCGCAGAGCAACATCGTGTTGATGCGCATCATCTGCAACATCCGCGTCGAGTATCGCGGCGTCGAGAAGATCCCGAAGGGACCGTTGATCATCGCCGCCAAGCACCAGTCGATGTGGGAAACCATCTCGCTGCTGCAGTTCTTCGATCAGCCGTTTTTCGTGCTGAAGCGTGAGCTGCTGCGCATTCCCTTGTTCGGGCAATATCTGGTCAAGGCGAACATGGTCGCGATCGATCGCAGCTCCGGCGCCCGCGCCTTGAAGAAGGTGATGCGGCGGGCGGCGGAAGAGGTGAAGCATGGCCGCCAGTTCCTGATCTTTCCGGAGGGGACGCGGCGTCCACCGGGCGCTCCGCCGCAGTACAAGGCCGGCGTCGCCTTGATCTACGTCGATTGCGGCGTGCCGTGTCTGCCGGTGGCGCTCAATTCCGGGCTGTTCTGGCCGCGCCGGACCTTCCTGCGCTATCCCGGCACGCTGGTGATGGAGTTTCTCGATCCGCTTCCGCCGGGGCTGCCGCGGGACGAATTCATGACCCGCATCGAGACCGTGATCGAGGATGCGACCAATCGTCTCGTCGACGCGGGGCAGGCAGAGCAGGCGAAGCTGTTCGGCCGCGTGCCAGCGACGGTGAAACCCTGA
- a CDS encoding prephenate/arogenate dehydrogenase family protein: MTVAGRFERIALIGFGLIGGSIARAARLQGVAGEIVTTARSEKTRARVAELGIVDRVLASNAEAVKDADLVILCIPVGACGPVAEEIAPHLKPGAIISDVGSVKGAIVRDMAPHLPANVHFVPAHPVAGTENSGPDSGFAELFINRWCILTPPDGVDADAIDRLRAFWAALGAKVEIMTPDHHDRVLAITSHLPHLIAYTIVGTADELAQVTESEVIKFSAGGFRDFTRIAASDPTMWRDIFLSNKDAVLDMLGTFTEDLSKLTRAIRRGDGEALFDHFTRTRAIRRGIVDIGQDSAAADFGRPLPQIKKS; this comes from the coding sequence GTGACAGTCGCGGGAAGATTCGAACGCATCGCGCTGATCGGCTTCGGCCTGATCGGCGGCTCGATCGCGCGCGCGGCGCGCCTCCAGGGCGTGGCCGGCGAGATCGTCACCACGGCGCGCTCCGAGAAGACACGTGCCCGCGTCGCCGAGCTCGGCATCGTCGATCGCGTGCTGGCGAGCAACGCCGAAGCCGTGAAGGATGCCGACCTCGTCATCCTCTGCATTCCCGTCGGCGCCTGTGGGCCGGTCGCGGAGGAGATCGCGCCGCATCTGAAGCCGGGCGCGATCATCTCGGATGTCGGCTCGGTCAAGGGTGCTATCGTCCGCGACATGGCTCCGCATCTGCCGGCCAACGTCCACTTCGTGCCGGCGCATCCGGTGGCCGGCACCGAGAACTCGGGTCCGGACTCCGGCTTCGCCGAGTTGTTCATCAACCGCTGGTGCATCCTGACGCCGCCGGACGGCGTCGACGCCGACGCGATCGATCGTCTCCGTGCGTTCTGGGCCGCGCTCGGCGCCAAGGTCGAGATCATGACGCCGGATCATCACGACCGCGTGCTCGCGATCACCAGCCATTTGCCGCATCTGATCGCCTACACCATCGTCGGCACTGCCGACGAACTGGCGCAGGTCACGGAGTCCGAAGTCATCAAGTTTTCGGCCGGCGGCTTCCGCGACTTCACCCGCATCGCAGCCTCCGACCCGACGATGTGGCGCGACATTTTCCTGAGCAACAAGGACGCGGTGCTCGACATGCTCGGCACCTTCACCGAAGACCTGTCGAAGCTGACGCGGGCGATCCGGCGCGGCGACGGCGAGGCGCTGTTCGACCACTTCACCCGCACCCGCGCGATCCGCCGCGGCATCGTCGATATCGGGCAGGATTCGGCAGCGGCGGATTTCGGCCGTCCGCTGCCACAGATCAAGAAGTCCTGA
- a CDS encoding YdcF family protein has translation MVGRALAGLVATLAVGFFVAGVGFVGFLSQLRGAEIKPERKADGIVVLTGGSSRVSDAVELLAGGYGRRLLISGVHPTNEASDITRSLPEARSFINCCVDLDYSAINTRSNAAQTRRWAAERGFRSLIVVTSNYHMPRAIVELSHAMPSIDLIPYAVVGEKWRDEPWWTSGPTLRLLLSEYAKYVAAEARLRLADLGLDLAPEAEQPTGSVSRRPATAQAN, from the coding sequence GTGGTGGGCCGGGCGCTCGCGGGCCTCGTCGCCACGCTCGCGGTCGGCTTCTTCGTCGCGGGGGTCGGTTTCGTGGGTTTCCTGTCGCAATTGCGCGGCGCGGAGATCAAGCCCGAGCGCAAGGCCGACGGCATCGTGGTTCTGACCGGCGGCTCGTCACGGGTGTCGGACGCGGTGGAACTGCTGGCGGGCGGCTATGGCAGGAGGCTGTTGATTTCCGGCGTGCACCCGACCAACGAGGCCAGCGACATCACCCGGTCGCTGCCCGAGGCGCGGTCGTTCATCAATTGTTGCGTCGATCTGGATTACTCGGCGATCAACACCCGCAGCAATGCAGCCCAGACGCGGCGATGGGCCGCCGAGCGCGGCTTCAGGTCGCTGATCGTGGTGACGTCGAACTATCACATGCCGCGCGCGATCGTCGAACTCTCGCATGCAATGCCGAGCATCGACCTCATTCCCTATGCGGTGGTCGGCGAGAAGTGGCGCGACGAGCCGTGGTGGACCAGCGGGCCGACGCTTCGGCTTCTGCTGTCCGAATATGCCAAATATGTCGCAGCCGAAGCGCGGCTGCGGCTCGCCGATCTCGGCCTCGATCTCGCGCCCGAGGCCGAGCAGCCGACCGGCTCGGTGTCGCGCCGTCCGGCGACGGCGCAAGCCAATTAA
- a CDS encoding DUF2125 domain-containing protein: MSRLSQPPRRRSRWGLFIAPVLLLIAAVAWSAFWFFAASQVDVQADAWRAREAKAGRVYDCANRSVAGFPFRLEVRCADPSVALFSQAAGTPLMNAKLDEILVVAQVWDPKRVIAEFKGPAVIADGRGPASFNVNWRVGEASVRGLPGPPQRADLVFEQPTIDRIEGGAAVPAARADHAELHGRLAEGTPSDHPVLETALQIASGSIQGSHPLLAEPFNTDIQARVTGLRDFRPKPWPERFREIQAAGGHVEIVESRIQQGELLAIASGTLTLTANGGIDGEVQMTVAGIEKVIPALGLDKMLENGVPQGTLDRVAPGVKSQDVNNLLGALDRAIPGLGKVVKQNANVGVALGINALGKETTLEGRKARTFPLRFADGVVVLGPFKVARVPPLF, encoded by the coding sequence ATGTCTCGTTTGTCGCAACCGCCGCGCAGGCGCTCTCGCTGGGGGCTTTTCATAGCTCCCGTCCTGCTCCTGATCGCCGCCGTTGCGTGGAGCGCATTCTGGTTCTTCGCCGCTTCGCAAGTGGATGTCCAGGCCGATGCCTGGCGCGCGCGCGAAGCGAAAGCGGGCCGCGTCTATGATTGCGCGAACCGCTCGGTCGCCGGCTTTCCGTTCCGGCTCGAGGTCCGCTGTGCGGATCCGAGCGTAGCCCTGTTTTCGCAGGCCGCCGGCACGCCGTTGATGAATGCCAAGCTCGACGAGATCCTCGTCGTCGCGCAGGTGTGGGACCCGAAGCGGGTCATCGCAGAATTCAAGGGACCGGCTGTTATCGCCGACGGCCGCGGTCCGGCCTCGTTCAATGTCAACTGGCGCGTCGGCGAAGCCAGCGTTCGTGGCCTCCCGGGGCCGCCGCAGCGCGCCGATCTCGTGTTCGAGCAGCCGACCATCGACCGCATCGAGGGTGGGGCTGCCGTGCCGGCGGCGCGGGCCGATCACGCCGAATTGCACGGGCGTCTGGCCGAGGGCACGCCGTCGGATCATCCGGTGCTGGAGACGGCGCTGCAGATCGCGAGCGGCAGCATCCAGGGCAGCCATCCGCTGCTTGCTGAACCCTTCAACACCGACATCCAGGCGCGCGTCACGGGGCTCAGAGACTTCCGTCCAAAACCCTGGCCGGAGCGGTTTCGCGAGATCCAGGCGGCCGGCGGTCATGTCGAGATCGTCGAGTCGCGCATCCAGCAGGGCGAATTGCTGGCCATCGCCTCGGGCACGCTGACGCTGACCGCCAATGGCGGGATCGACGGCGAGGTACAGATGACGGTGGCCGGGATCGAAAAGGTCATTCCGGCGCTCGGCCTCGACAAGATGCTCGAAAACGGCGTGCCGCAGGGAACGCTCGATCGCGTCGCGCCGGGCGTGAAATCGCAGGACGTCAACAACCTGTTAGGCGCGCTCGACCGCGCCATTCCCGGCCTCGGCAAGGTCGTCAAGCAGAACGCCAATGTCGGCGTCGCGCTCGGCATCAACGCGCTCGGCAAGGAGACCACGCTCGAGGGCCGCAAGGCGCGGACGTTCCCGTTGCGCTTCGCCGATGGCGTCGTCGTGCTCGGTCCGTTCAAGGTCGCCCGCGTCCCTCCGCTGTTCTGA